DNA from Pseudomonadota bacterium:
GCGCTGTGCGCGCGAGAGATGGCGAGCCCCCGCACCCCGGCGAGGATGGCAATGATCAGGTTGATTATCAGAAGAATCGAAGCGGCGCGTCGCACGGCGGCATTCCCCTTTCAGAGCACGAGAGCGATGGGGGCGACCGTAAAGGTATTCTCGCCGTGACAAGCGCCTCCTCTTGGAGACGCGACGCGGCGGAGCACGCCCGGCCCGTCGCCGCAGGCGTGCTCCGCCGCGCGTAGAGAAGAGACCGCAGCGCTTCTCAGGCCGCCTTGCCGCAGCACTTCTTGTACTTGGCGCCGCTTCCGCACGGGCACGGATCGTTGCGCCCCACCTTGGGATGCTCGCGGCGCACCGTCTGCGTCTTCACCAGGTCGCCGTCGACGTAGTACCACGTGTCGCCGTCCTTGCGGAAGCTGGATCGCTCGTGATGCACGGCCGGCTGGTTGTTGATGCGGTAGCGGGCCTTGAACTCGACCACACCCTCGGTGTCGGTGAGGCCGCCCTTCTCGGTGGACACGATCTCGAGGCCGTCCCAAGCCGCCTCCTTCGCCCACTTCTCGGCGTATGAGCGCTCCTGGGTGTGCACCGTCGTCGGATCGTGGGTGCCCATGATGTAGTCGATGTCGGCGTTCACGTACGCCGTGTAGCGCGAGCGCATGAGCGCCTCGGCGGTCTCCGGGCGGGCTTCGCCCTTCAGGAAGCGCCCGCAGCACTCCTCGGTGCTGGGCTTGAGTCCACAGATGCAGGCCATGTGAGTCCCCCTCAGGGATGGAGATGGAAGACGGTATGTTCCGCATTCCCGCGCGCCTCCCTGCGTGAGCGACGCACGACCCGGGGGAAGGAAGGGGGCGACCCGCGACAAAGCCATGCCCTCGCCCCGGGCGCTCGCGCGTCACCCCGCGGGGCGCCACCATCGACGCGGCGGGCGACCCGGTGCGCCCCGCAGAGGAGACGACATGAACGTGACACAGGCCAGGCGCATCGCCCGCGCGTGCGCGGCCAGCGAGACCGCACGCCTGCACGAACAGGGATATGTGTGGATTGCGGCACGCCTGCGGCCTGCCCTGGCCGTGCTCGAGACAAGTGAGCACCCACTGGCCGCCGAGGGGCTGCGCGCACTGGCCGCCCTCGACGAGATGAACGGGGCCTGGGGCGTGGCGGTGCGCAGGCTCGACGCGGTTCTGGCGCGCATGCCGGATGACACCGACGCGCAAGAGATGCGCGCCGCGGCCATCAACGCGGCCGCAGCCGTCGACCCGGTGAACGCGCCCTGGAGCGTGGCGGTGGCCGATGCCCTGGCCGACTTCGACCCGGAAATGGCGCTCACGCTCGTGGAGGGGCGCGCCGGCCTGCTGGCCTGTCAGTGGCGCGCGGCCGCCCACGGGGCCCGCGGAGACGCCGCGGCCGCGCTGCAGGCCTGGCGGATGGCGGCGGCCTGCGACGAACCGGTGTCGCTGCGCCCCACCGACTGGTACCACCTGGCCGACGATCTGTTCGACGAACCCGC
Protein-coding regions in this window:
- a CDS encoding YchJ family protein, whose translation is MACICGLKPSTEECCGRFLKGEARPETAEALMRSRYTAYVNADIDYIMGTHDPTTVHTQERSYAEKWAKEAAWDGLEIVSTEKGGLTDTEGVVEFKARYRINNQPAVHHERSSFRKDGDTWYYVDGDLVKTQTVRREHPKVGRNDPCPCGSGAKYKKCCGKAA